TGGTAAATCATTAGTCCAGTTACCAGTACCTTCATGCCTCTTACAGGCGCCCACAAATATGAGGcagctttttgaaaaatcatCACCCGCTACTGCAAGACTAGATGAGACTTGTCTAAAAGACTGTTGATGTTGCATTTGATGAAGCAGATGGGTCACTGCTGAGCACACACTATTACCTTGCCAGAGGCTAGGTCTATTGTCAGAGCAGCACTTCTGGCCTCCATTGGCCCAAACAGCAAACGATCAGCAGAGGAAATTGAGACTGGAGATCCTATCAAAAGATGGCAAAGAGCTCACTGCGTAAGGTTATATTAAGGACCCTTCCTTTATGGAGCAAAGAtttcatatatattttcattcattACATTTCAAATTTCAGTCCTCATGACATGAAACCATTACCAGCCTAGTCACATGCTCACTGTCTCAGGACTTAGCGTGGGGAAGAGGATGAGACACTGCAACCTCTGAGTGCCCTGCCACAGAAACATGGCAGTCTTGcttttttcagaactttttcttcttgattatttcctctgcaaaattaaaataagcaatttaaaGGCAAATTTGAATTAGCATATTGAGGACAGTTTATTATTTATGAGATGGAAATCAGGATCTTGGATGACTGAACTCATTAAAGACCATTTGGAATAGTTCCCATCTATTTTTTCCACGCTACCCACACAACAAATAATTCACACAGTAATTAATGCCACGTCTTCCCAAACAATACATGCTTCCGACAGGAACTGTTCAAATAGGAAATGCACgaaacagcactgaaatagCAATAAGCTTAAAATACATATcagcaaaaccaggaaactTCGTGTTAGGGCTTTAGCTGCTTTAGCTGAACTTACTGGGCCAAAGACATCCCTGAACTAGCTCAGAGAAGGTCAGTGGAGTTAGACAAGGCCCCCCTTTGGCCGGCCAGGCCTCTGCACTGGCACAGCTCTCGTCTGACCTTGTGTCAGGGGCTTACAACAGACGGCACTCTGTCTTTCTGCCCAGGCAGACTACACAGTGTAGCACAAGAGAAACAAGTCTATTTTCCTCCCTAGCTGTAGCCCACAGGGCTATTTGCATAGCAGTGAATTAAGTACTTTTCCAGCATTGCGACTACTTGTGAAAAGTTCCTACAGGCATAGCTACGCTCTGCAATGGAGCGCGGCCCTGGGATCCCCCGGACGGGGCCAGCCGAGGAACCGGCAGCAGGACAGCTGTGTCAGCACAGTGCCGTGCCTGAACTAGCCCTCTCAAAAGCTTGGGAGATAATTAGCTCAGGCAGGCTGCCATATTTTCAGCGCCTAAGAGCCCTGCATAGCAACACGAAGAGCTACGCAGATGCACCAGCCTCTCAGAGCGTCTCCCCTCGTGCTGTAGTGCCCACTCCCGAAACGCGGGAAGGAGCTGCTTGGGTCTTGCAATAAAGAATCGCTCACTTCAGCCACTCTTCACTGCTTGTGAAGGGCTGCTGGCCTCACCACTGGGCTGTGGTACTGCATTTTGAGGGCAAGCAAAACAATCCCAATGACAGCCACTCGCCATCactccccagggcaggggcctgcagggctggcagggataCTGTGTGCTCTGTGCATCCCAGAGATTTGTTGCCTTCCAGGGGGTACTTATTCACTCAGCATCTCCGTGAAACGCGGGTCATGTCTTATGAGAGGAACTCAGGCACAGAGAAATTAGATGTTCCCAAGGAAACCTGTGGCAAAAGAAGCTACATCTCCAGATTCACACATTTATCATCCTAAAACACAGCTTATTCTTTCCTTCTAATCAATAAAGCAAAGTAACAGGCCATGATCTTGCCCTGTCTATACATTTAAGTTTCACATCGCAGCCACCAAATCAGAATCAGCAAGTTACGGACATTAGCAGGACACCAGTGGCAAGTACTCCATACTTACTGCCTGGCAGAGTAAGAGTAAGGACAGAAGCTTGAAGGGATGAAGCGTGTGGGAGGTACATCGCTGTTGAGATCCCCGGAACAAAGTTGTTAGCCAAGAAAAGGACCTCATCTTTAGAGTGGAACTCCCACTGCCAGACAAGCCAGGCACAAAAGTTCATTAGAGAGCCATTTCTCTCACAGTCCACCTTACTGAACCATGGGACTGCCACCATGTGTCCTTGGAAAACAAGAAGGGACATGAAAAATACAAGGCTAATTGGTTCCTCTTCTTGCAACCTCCCCAAGCAGCTTCATAGCTCCTGTTCACTAAGTGGGATGGAATATTTCTGCCCCCTTCCTACCAGGCACCAGCACTTGCGTATCACTCAGCCTCATGCACAACCAGCGAGGAGGATCTggtccagctctgcagctctgcataACAACATCCCtggctgtttttgttttgttctctctaAAGGAGAGCTCTCAAAGCAGTCAAAttgattttaatttgtttttaaagggaaaaagagaaacagcttAGAGGTTGAAAATGTGCAGTGAACAAAACAGCTGTACTGTAAACCTctgaaaaaatatactttacaATGGTAATTATGACAGATTAAACAATGAGTGTCATCAGTGTGATGGTACAATGCACACAATACTAACTGTTTCCTACTCAAATATTTGCAGACATctccaattttttattttaatgaaatctcATCTAACTATTGAATTGACTTTAAGAACCATCCTGAGGCTCACAAGAGCTTTCGTTGTCAGAAGCTCTGTCAGATATTTGAACTGCAATTTGCCCCCAAGGGCTCCCAGCTTGAGCTAGAGGGATGCTGTAAACATAGCTTTTTAGGAGGTGGCGAGTCTGAAAAATCACTGCCGACAGAGAGAATGCTAAACCCTGAGAGCGGCTGAGGACCTATCCTGCTCTGTAGTTACAACAGGAATTATGAGGATCCCACACACCTTGAAGAAAACTTTTGGTACAGATTTTCTCCGCTTTTCAAACATATGCACACAACCATGCTGCTGTGTGATTAAGCTGTCCTCTTTGGATGGCTAAGCACCTGGAATCCTTTCGTCATTCAGTACATATGTGCATGACAAGTATGGGCTGCAACCAtgaagccaaagaaaataaatcgATCCCTTTGAGAACGTTCTGAGACCTTCCCAGCTATTGGATGGGGAGTAACACAACTTAAACAATGATACATTAATTAATGCAAAATGACAGCACGTGAACCCATCGGGTTGCCATTAATATCAAATGAGTTCATGATGGTTTATatcaaataaaaggaaaggctGATGGTAAAGCCTCCATGTGACAATGACACCCAGTTATTTAAGGAAACTGGCTTTGCATGTTGCCGAGCATTATGCAAAGAATATTCAATGGGCTGAATCCTGAGGTTGACCCTTCactattgttttgttttaagcaaaaaCGTCTATTGGCTTTAATAAGAACTTTgtttaaataaaggaaatcaCCTCAGATGTGACCCTTATGGATACGTCTCATTGTCATGTTCAATATAGTTGTCTAAGCTCCTGTATTTGTGACATCCTGCTTCCTGTGGGCTCTCACAGTGTCTTTCTCTCTCAAGTATTTGACAGATTTTCCTATGTTTCCTTTAAGTGTCTGCTTGGACTGTGCTTCCCCAGATCCAAGAAAGACGATGAGGACTACTCAGTACAGAAGGAGAAGCTGTGTTTTGCCGCAGTCCCATTAATCCTTGAAGAAATTTGGGATCAGAAGGCAAGCTAGCATGGGTTGTATTTCCACGCTGGCTGCGAAAGCCACGGATTCACACATATCTTAAAGGCCAACCATTTCGCCCATCCcaaggtaatgagaaaaaatCCTGTGTGCCACCCCTGCTGACTTTGCAGACGTAACTCTGCCATAAGCTTTAACTCTCACCACTCTgagaaagtaaaatactaagGACAGCAATAAAATCATTAAAGATGGGAAACAGAGTGGTGTTTGCCAAATGGAGAAGGGCCACATGACTAGGgaaataatgtttattttaacactCCCAAAGTCTGCTAAAGatagcagagaatgaaaataaatgtgagaGCTATCATACTGAAGTAAGAAGAGTTAACAAGCATCTCTAGGGTAGCAACGCAAGGGAGGTATTTTGGAGCTGTACCTCTGAATAGATTCTGTACCAGCTGTTCTGACCACCCAACTGATGGGGCACTTTGTGGACAGGAGGGTACACCCTGAGAAGTGGGGAGAAACCACGGAACCCTTCATTTTGATGGATATCAAAATGCCTGTGCCAATAATACCATTGCAACTGTTCCTAGGCTGCTCCATACATCACTAGATCTGGGTCAACACAAAATTTGGACACAGGAAACAGCAAAGCTCCCTGAAAAACTCTGCACAATATACAGAAACATATGCAAACAGTAATTTCTGAATAGATTTAACATTCTCATTTGACTTTATTCCTTTTCGAAACCTCTTCTAGATTATTCAAGAGAGGAACCTAAATATATTGCAAAACCCTCAAATGCTTTGCTCatgtattttgtaatttttcattttttatgagCTGAGGAAGAGTTTTCATGAAAACTGATAGAGTTATCAAAGGCTGCCATCCTTATTGctgaatttcttcttgtttattGCCCTTTCGCAAGTGGCTGACTCAACAGACAACTGAGAAAAGACTAAATAAGTCTTCTCTGGGTGGCATTTTAAGCTGGAGTATTTTAAGAACTGCTATTATGTTGCAGCTGAATATTACAGCACACTGTCTGACCCCCTTCTGAATCAGAGTGCCACCAGGCTAAATATTTGCACAAATTCCAAGCATCGCCCTGCAgattctgcaaagaaaagagcaattttATATCCAGGTGAACAATGGCTCTTTACTCCAGTATTTGATCTGTAAAAAATCCAATCTTTAGAATGACATCAGAATAAGTAGATTTAATTGTAGATCTAGCAAAATCCATGTtttctcaaattctttttttttttaatagttataCTTCTCCATCCTTAAACAGGTATACAACTGTGTAGAGAGCTCCCTTTGTGTAGAGAGATcaataaatctgaaattttacagaaattaagggcaaaagaagacatttcagaGCCTTCAAAAGACAGATTTGAACCAAAGTTGCTGAGTTGCTGCTAATGATACCAATTGTCTGGGTTGGAATTTTTTGAGACGAAATGTTAGTACTTCAAACATACAAATAAGGTCAGTGAAAGACTTCACTGAATCAGCAAAATTCCTCAGTCTTGcagtcttttagaaaaaaaaacaggagaatTGAAGTCCAGTTCTAAGAAAGGAGGACTGAGAATAACCAGagccatttttaaaagattactGAATGTAACTAATGTAGATCCTAATATGTACCTGCTGTCTTTGGGACAGTAGCAGGTAATGAAACTTAGCTCCATAACCCTGCATCTCTGAAGCATGCCTATTTTCTAAACCACTCTTTTGTGATATGCAATCTAAAGAACTGTTATCACAAGTCTCCTTAAAATGGTGGTTAGTAGAAACTAGGActattggaaagaaaaaggtctcTTTTTCTAACTTGCAACTCAACaacaaaatgttgttttctgtttattttgaagAGAAATATGCTCTTGTGACCAGAGGTTTGACTTAATAAAACACACCAACAAGACAAACTTAAAAATCGATACCCCTTTCTATTTAAAGAATTGTTTTGTCACTAACTGGCTGACTGATCTTACACAGCTTATTAACACCTATAGTTTTCACAAGTATTCACTAATGTTTATTTATATTGTCTGTGCAGAATGAAATACAGGAATAGGGCTGATTTTCAGGGACACGAAactgaaaatttcagtttcacATTAAACTGTTGGGAGTGCAGAGGCTCAGTATCTTAAAACAAGGCTTTGGTCCCTCCATAATTTACCCCCTAACTTCAGTCGCAGTTACCACACACAAAGATGTGTCTCTTGCCTACACAGGTTAGAAGTTTCAAAACTAAGAGGTTAGAAATCTTGGACTAAACACCATAGTCACAGTAtgcccatctgtaaaatgggcaAAATGACTATCCATTGTCTTCCTGGGGGATCACGAGAGCGACTCTGACCACTGTTAAATACATCTGTTGCTTTCTGGGTATCGGGGGGTCTTTTGTTATTCTTCCTTTACGGAGAACAACAACTAAACTGTCAGGCCCTCCTGGGATGGGAACGggctggaggaaaaggaaacacaaggaAAGCAGATGACTGATGGCAGGAGATGAATGTGGTAGCGAAATGGACTGACCATTTGTTTCGTCTGCCGCAACGCCAGCACAGTGGCAACACCCGAACACTACCAGCCTTGATGACAGAGGACTTGTAGCTCTTAGACTCATGTGCTTAGAATAGAGGCAGTGGAAGAACTGAGAACTTAATTATTGACTTTTTAAGCCCTGGTCACAATTCAGAGGTCAAACTCCTTAAGTTTCTTCTCAGACATAACAGCTAATGAAAGGTGTCCTTTAAATAATAATGACCAAGGGACCTTGGGTTGGATTCTTTACCCATTTCCTGctggtttctgcttttctaaaaagTGATTGTGAtttggcagaggaagaaaaggggaaaacaggaGGGAATAAAAAGAATAGAGACTGGTCTTTCTTTTAGTTACTTCCCTGGTGGTAAATGGTGGGGCTGTACTATAACTTTAACCGAACACCACCAGTTTAGGATGCATTGTTTCAGAGTCAACTTAGTAATtgaacaaaacaattttcttctcagCTCAGCAAGTATTTGCTGTGCCTGTGGCAAGGAGACTCTGGTGTAAGGGAATGGCTGTCAGGGAGGGAAGGGCACTCTTCGCCAAGCAGGAGGCGAGGATTGAAATTCTCCACAAGGGTGTCCACCGCGACTGCCAGTTTACATGCAGACGGGGGAGAAAATAGGAATTTATCAATGCATGTCTAAGGCACTCAGACATTACAGAGATGGAGACATTAAACATGAAGAGGTGACATTTACAGCTGATTAGAAAAACCTAATTCATGTAGAACCACAGTTTTTAAAACCTCAGATATGTACTAGCCCTCAGCTCTGGAGAGACTCTTCAGCACACAGCCCCTGGCACAGACCTCCATGTTTCTCTTGGGGTGGGAAGAAGctgcaaagaagcagaaaacagtttaacatccctccctgcctccacaGGCGCTTCCGCTGACTGATGGAGCACTGCGTGCTGTCCCGCCCCTGCTCCGGCGGCTGTTACTCGTGAGCCACAGTGGGAAAAAACACGACCAGGGCCTCGGCCGCTGCCTTCAGAGCCGAGGGCAGGGGCGCGACAGCTCCCGCCACGCCACCCCGGGCCCTTGTGAGCAGACACCAGGGAGCACCCGCTTCCCACCGGCTGCCCCCGCCCGGCCTGTCACCGCAGCCTCCGCCCAGGGCAGGCCGCAGCACGGCTGCCGCTGGGGGCACTGCGGAGGCCGCGGAGCACGGCTCACCTCCCCACCCGCGCCATCAGGGGCTAAGTAGCCCCTCGGAGTCCCTGAGCCCGAGACACCGCGGCACTGCCGGGAGGGGCGGGTAGCGGCTGCCGCGCCTGCCCCAGGAcgccaccgcccccccccggcagggactacagctcccagcGTGCTTTGCAGGGGCGCGTTGGCGGGGGGCACCGGTGGCGGGGGCACGGCGCCAGGGGGAGGCACAGGTCTCgcgagagctggggctgggggccgccATGGCGGCGGGGGTCGCGGAGGGGCTGTTCgctctggagctgctggtggaggCCGTGCGGCTGGCGGCGCCGggccccccgctccgcccggccGTGGCGCTGCGCCTCCTGGACTTCCCCACCCTCCTGctgcgccccgccgccgccgcgccgcccctgCGGCCCGGGCGGGCCTTCCCCTTCGGCCGCGGCAAGCGCTGCCTCTTCCGCTGGCGCCGGGCCTCGCTCTGCGCAGCGCTCCGCCGCCGGCCGCTCCGCGCCCTGCTCCtggcgctgcccgccgggcccgccccggGCACCCCACGCCTCCTCGGCAGCTGCGGCGTCTCCctggcccccgccgccgccgagctGCTGCAGCGGCCCGGGGCGCCTGTCTCCtgcggccgccgcggccgctTCCCGCTGCGGGACTCCGCGGGCCGCCCCGTCGGGGATCTGGTCCTGGGCTACCGCCTCACCAGCCTGGAGGCCGGTGAGGAGCcgcccccgccgagccccgaGGGCCCCGGCGCTGCCACGCCGCCAGCCACCTCCCCTGAGCCggggggcgaggaggaggagggtgaggagcTGGAGTGCAACATCTTTTGCCCGCCCGTGCTCTATTACAGCCGCGAGCCTGCTGAGCCTCATCTGCCGCCAGCAGCAGTGGCCGCGGGGAAGTGGGAGCACGTCAAGGCCTGGAGACCGCAGGAGCGAGACGAGGGCCAGAGCCCTCCACATCCCAGCACTGGGCCCTCATTGCTGCACCCCACCAACCCTGCACAGCTCCACAGCACCCTGGGGCAGCTGCCACTGCTCAGTGCCTTGCTGGCAGAGTTGTCGGTGCTTGCGCAGAGCGCTACACCTGCTGCTGTCCacccccatctgccctggctctgcAAGGCCCCAGGGGCTGGTGGCATGGCctcacagccccccagcccttccTCTGTCCTCAAGCCTGCAGAGGCACCTGCGGGGCCAGGTGGGAATAGCAGAGCTGCCAACCCTCAATTCAAGCAAGGCTGGCAAGAGGCCACCTCACCAAGGGCTTCTCGGGCTGGGAGAAGACCTCAGCAAGCTGAAAAGGGAGAGACGGGCTCTGAAAAGAAGTGCAAAACTAAGGAAAACAGACCTCCCAGAAGGAAACTGTTGTATGGGCTGACAAATACACTGAGGCTACGGCTGCAGCAGACCAATCCTGATAAGCTGATAATTCATGAAAGGAGAGagcagtacagaaaaaaacaaatggagaTGCTGAAGGAGAGAAGCCTTTTATCCAAAAGCAAGCTGCTCAGAAATGCTGGAGAACAGGATGTGGTTTCTTCCAGGCATTGTAGCAAGGGAGACAGTTCAAAGCAGAATAATCAGTTTGATAAAACTGTTGAGACTTCATTACAAAACAGTGCTCTCACAGAGTACATTTCTGTGACAGATGTGTCCCCTGACCTGCAGAAACAGGCTATTGCAAGCCTATCGAAGAATGGTGAAATTGCAGGCAAGGAACGTCCATGCAAAGTAACCACAGCCCCCTTACTGGAGGAAACGGTATTAAAATCTGCTTACAAGGAAAAGTGTGCGAAAGCCCAACTCCCAGCAGCTTTCCCATCAGATGCTAATGCAAAGGGAAGTAATGAGGAAGCAATACACTTAATCCACTATAAAACCATAGAGCATGATGATGCATCTGTTGTAAGTAATCGTCACCCAAGCCCCAGCAGGAGTGTTGAAAACGGCTCCGAATTCATATACTCAGATGACTTTGTTGCTAGTCCTGAGAACACAGTTTATTCAGAAGatttcaccagtgctgagtgtATGGGCAGAGACTCAGAAGCTCTTGACAGCAGTCCTGAACCTCTGTGGCTTGAAAGCCCAAAGCGAGGTTGGTCAGATACAGAGCCGGAATCCAGCAGGTCCAGAATTTCAAAGACAAGTCAAAGAGCTAAAAGTACGTCAGATCTTCTGCCAGTTCCTTCAGTTTCATCTCCAGTCCAGTCTTTGAAGAGAAACCATGACTTAAAAAACAGCAAGAGAACTAGTGGTGAATCTGTTGATTCAATTAATGATGCCTTTATTCGAGCAAGGTTATTAGATGAAGAGCAGGAAGCCCAACAGATCAGTAAGGAAGAGAACAGGGGTGATCAGAATATTAAACAAGTATCTACACTGAGAAGCAAACAAGTTAGCCCTGATGCTGATCTGAATATAGGAAAAGGGCAAACCTGTGCAGGAAAAAGCCAGTCAGTAACTCATGTTAGCTCTTACTTGCCGTCTGACATGTCTGAACTTGAACTTAGTGTCCTGGAAAACAGTGTGTCAGACAAAGAGGAGGATTTTCTGGGAAAACTGCGTGTTCCAAATCAATACAAAGACATCAGTGAACTTGTAATAAACAGACTTCCGGGATACACAATGTAGTTAGAGTTTTCACTGCCTGGATTAAGAGACGATATATATAAGGCCTGTTACATTTAGCTGCAATATATACAAGTTAATTTAAGACACTACCATGCACATGTAATACATTGGTGAATTTACTTAAGagggttttaaaataaaccactATTTGAATCTCTAACGAATGGCTCTTAAGTGGTACCTACAGCACAAGAAATGTAACTTACtgtcaaaagcagaaatgaagacagaagcagcaaatgcagTCAGTACCCACAAAACTTGTCTAGGGTAGAAGTAATAACATACTACAGAAACAGCCAAGTACAAAATACATTCCTAACATTAAGTCTTTATCCCTCATGAAAATAgtttcattcttcattttcattacaaatagtTACTTAAAAGTCACAGCCAGTAACAGCACACTTTTATCAGCTAATCTGTATCATGATGTGTTTGTTTCACTGTTCTATCACTAAATACAGTGACCAGAACTAGATGAGCCCTTTTAGAGTTTCTGAGGTTGAAGTTTCTCATTTAAGTCAGATTTTCacaatttattataaaatagtTTAAGAATTATTGGTGACAGTAAATCTATATAATCTGGGAGAGCTTTGAGAGGTTGATGGAAGTTATTTGACCTTGAAGACTAAGGGTGTGCAAAGAGTAGGGAAGAGTGCAGTAAATTTTCAACGCTTTGCAACTCCCTGATTGCGTTCTCTGACACTAGGGAAAGCTGGGGGTCAGCACACACAGTCCAGAAACTCGGAACAAACGAGTGTATTACATCATGATTTAAGGCTTAGAGATAATGAAGAATTTGCCATGTCCCCTTTTCTGTTATGATGGTTGAACTACCATCTGACgtttgcttttgatttctgaTTTGGTTTTTATGACTTCCAGTTTCATCACTGAacttaatgcttttttcttttgtttaactCCTGAGGTTTTTTTACAGTCCGTGTCCCTGTTACAAATTTCAGAGACGTTCTTTGACTTGAATCTGAAGAGAGCTCAAAATTCCTGCCTTAGTTTTTAGGTCTCTGTTGTCCCCCCTTTCCACTCTTTGAGTAGTTTGTCTCGTTTGCCAGCTTTACATTCCTGACTATCTCATCATTTAGGACATTTATCCTCAGGGTTAAATGGCAGACTTACCAACTCCCCTTTTCCTTATAATTTACAATCtgacttctttttcatttctcactgTAGTTCTCCATGTACTTACTGCAAGAGCCTGTGTTTACACTTTAACATcttggagggatttttttttattcccatcCTATATGTTTATTTTGTAGGAATGACAGTACCTCTCCTATTTAAAGTACTA
This genomic interval from Pelecanus crispus isolate bPelCri1 chromosome 3, bPelCri1.pri, whole genome shotgun sequence contains the following:
- the MAP10 gene encoding microtubule-associated protein 10 — protein: MAAGVAEGLFALELLVEAVRLAAPGPPLRPAVALRLLDFPTLLLRPAAAAPPLRPGRAFPFGRGKRCLFRWRRASLCAALRRRPLRALLLALPAGPAPGTPRLLGSCGVSLAPAAAELLQRPGAPVSCGRRGRFPLRDSAGRPVGDLVLGYRLTSLEAGEEPPPPSPEGPGAATPPATSPEPGGEEEEGEELECNIFCPPVLYYSREPAEPHLPPAAVAAGKWEHVKAWRPQERDEGQSPPHPSTGPSLLHPTNPAQLHSTLGQLPLLSALLAELSVLAQSATPAAVHPHLPWLCKAPGAGGMASQPPSPSSVLKPAEAPAGPGGNSRAANPQFKQGWQEATSPRASRAGRRPQQAEKGETGSEKKCKTKENRPPRRKLLYGLTNTLRLRLQQTNPDKLIIHERREQYRKKQMEMLKERSLLSKSKLLRNAGEQDVVSSRHCSKGDSSKQNNQFDKTVETSLQNSALTEYISVTDVSPDLQKQAIASLSKNGEIAGKERPCKVTTAPLLEETVLKSAYKEKCAKAQLPAAFPSDANAKGSNEEAIHLIHYKTIEHDDASVVSNRHPSPSRSVENGSEFIYSDDFVASPENTVYSEDFTSAECMGRDSEALDSSPEPLWLESPKRGWSDTEPESSRSRISKTSQRAKSTSDLLPVPSVSSPVQSLKRNHDLKNSKRTSGESVDSINDAFIRARLLDEEQEAQQISKEENRGDQNIKQVSTLRSKQVSPDADLNIGKGQTCAGKSQSVTHVSSYLPSDMSELELSVLENSVSDKEEDFLGKLRVPNQYKDISELVINRLPGYTM